A segment of the Streptomyces sp. Tu 2975 genome:
CAGCTGCCGGACACGGCCACCACGCCGAACCTCGCCGGAGGCGCTCCGGTCGCCGAGTTCCTCTCGCTGGAGGCCGACGAGACCCTCGTCTGTCTGACCACGCTCGACGAGTCGTCGCCGGGTCTCGCGCTCGGCACGCTCCAGGGCGTGGTCAAGCGTGTGGTGCCCGATTACCCCGCCAACAAGGAGGAGCTGGAGGTCATCACCCTCAAGGAGGGCGACCGGATCGTCGGCGGCGCCGAGCTCCACACCGGCGAGGAGGACCTGGTCTTCATCACCTCCGACGCCCAGCTGCTGCGCTATCCGGCCTCCCAGGTGCGGCCTCAGGGCCGCCCGGCGGGCGGCATGACCGGCATCAAACTCGCCGAAGGCGCCGAGGTCATCTCGTTCACGGCGGTGGATCCGGCGGGCGAGGCGGTGGTGTTCACCGTCGCGGGTTCGCACGGGACGCTGGACGACTCGATCGCGACGGCGAAGCTGACTCCGTTCGACCAGTACCCCCGCAAGGGGCGGGCCACTGGCGGCGTGCGCTGCCAGCGTTTCCTGAAGGGCGAGGACGTGCTGGTCCTGGCCTGGGCGGGCGCGGCGCCGGCCAGAGCGGCCAAGAAGAACGGCGAGCCCGCGGAGCTGCCGGAGATCGACCCGCGGCGCGACGGCTCCGGCACGCCTCTCGCGTCGCCGGTGGCGGTGCTGGCGGGGCCGGCGAGCTAGGTCTTCCGTTTGGATCGTGCCGGATCAGGGGGCGGGGTCTGGTGCGTGTGATCGCAAGGCGGAGGAGGGAGGCTGGGGGTGCCCCCGTGCCCGGAGGGCTACGGGGGAGGAGCCATGCCGACCGACGACAACGCGGCGTGGGGGCACCTCCCATGCCCGGAGGGCTACGGGGGAGTGCGTGCCAGACCCCGCGAGCCCGGCATCATCCGAACGAGAGGCCCTAGATCTGTGCCGCCACGTCGTCGGACGGGGTGCGGCAAGGGGCCGTCCGGGCCGAATCTTCGGGGGTCAGTCCGGACGGTCGCTCACCAGGAGATCCTCGGACGGGTCGTCGAACGCCATGCCCGACCGGATGTCGGACGGTTCGTCGGAGGACTCTTCGCGTACGTATCGCAGGATCCCCCACAGGCTGTGTTCCTCTGGGACCTCCTGCGCGCCGGCGACCCGTGCGGCGTCCAACTCCGCCAGCAGGGCGGGGGCGTCGATGCCGGAGCCGATGAGCACCAACTGCGTCTGCCGGCCGCCGTCCCCCGGCGGCCAGGGCTCGGGGTAGAAGCGCAGGAACCTGCCGACGGAGTGGACGCCGTAGCGGTTACGGGGATCGAGCGCGCCGAAGTCGACGAACCCCTTGATGCGGTAGAGGCCCTCCGGCCGTGAGTCGAGGAAGTCCAGCAGCCGGCGCGGATGGAGCGGATCGTCCGAGGTGAACGAGGCGCTCTCGTAGGCGGCGTGCAGATGCCGGCCATGCCCGGTGCCGCCGCAATCGTGGGCGTGGGGTTCGTGGTCGTCGTCGTGGACATCGTCGAAGGAGAGCTGGCCCACGCGCTCCGACGGCGGCCGCGGTTCGAAGAACAGCTCGGCATCGACCCGCCCGTACGACGCCGGGATCACCGCGGCGCCGCCGGCGAGACCGGTGATCCGCTCACGCAACTCGCGCAGGGCGGCCTCACCGGCCCTGTCGGCCTTGTTCAGTACGACCAGGTCGGCGATGCCGAGGTGTCGGTCGATCTCCGGGTGCCGTGTACGGGTCTGCTCGAACTCGGCCGCGTCGACGACCTCGACGAGACCGCCGTACACGATCCGTTCATTCTCGCTGGCCAGCACCATCCGTACGAGCTCCTGCGGTTCCGCGAGCCCGCTCGCCTCGATGACGATCACATCGAGGCCGACGGCCGGGCGCGTGAGCTTGTCGAGGAAGACGTCCAGCTCACCGGCGTCGACGGCACAGCACAGGCAGCCGTTGCCGAGGGAGACGGTGGAGTCGCCGAGCTGTCCGGCCACCGCCATCGCGTCGATCTCGATCGACCCGAAGTCGTTGACGATCGCGCCGATCCGGGTGCCGCGGCTGGTCCGCAGCAGGTGGTTGAGCAGGGTCGTCTTTCCGGATCCCAGGAAGCCCGCGAGGACGATGACGGGGATCTGCGACGCGCTCAAGACGGTACCTCCGGGGCGTGACTGCACTTCGGGCCCCAGGATATGGGGCGGCCGGAACGGGGCCGGTTGCGCAAGATGCTGCGCGGTCATCGCAAATTCTGGCGGGGCCCGGTCGCGGCGGAAACTCGGTCGGGGGTCCGGACACAAGCCCGGTTGGGGCGGAAGCCCGGTCGCAGGACC
Coding sequences within it:
- a CDS encoding GTP-binding protein, whose protein sequence is MSASQIPVIVLAGFLGSGKTTLLNHLLRTSRGTRIGAIVNDFGSIEIDAMAVAGQLGDSTVSLGNGCLCCAVDAGELDVFLDKLTRPAVGLDVIVIEASGLAEPQELVRMVLASENERIVYGGLVEVVDAAEFEQTRTRHPEIDRHLGIADLVVLNKADRAGEAALRELRERITGLAGGAAVIPASYGRVDAELFFEPRPPSERVGQLSFDDVHDDDHEPHAHDCGGTGHGRHLHAAYESASFTSDDPLHPRRLLDFLDSRPEGLYRIKGFVDFGALDPRNRYGVHSVGRFLRFYPEPWPPGDGGRQTQLVLIGSGIDAPALLAELDAARVAGAQEVPEEHSLWGILRYVREESSDEPSDIRSGMAFDDPSEDLLVSDRPD